A genomic window from Streptococcus sanguinis includes:
- a CDS encoding lantibiotic ABC transporter permease, translating to MFGKLFKYDFKSNYKWYCITFAILLSLSILMGFVAGSSLRPEVMERYSDYPMATSGVIVTLYLLFLLLFSASCAVFLSNTIIIIRRFYKNVFGREGYLTWTLPVTPHQILLSKLLSAFVWTLLCMLTMFISSLVIFGIALPITGYSFNEIFKYIGEIPNLWLWVVKYGFLNLLQILSGILFFYLAISVGQLFKKNRIMMAVLFGFLIWSVLAVLSIFLPSSFDPYGLFGLYNYSYSAMDFEMMLDLSLIIQIVFELVKVFGFYFTIYFIVKKKLNLQ from the coding sequence ATGTTTGGAAAACTGTTTAAATACGATTTTAAGTCTAATTACAAATGGTACTGTATCACTTTTGCCATTCTTCTGTCTCTCTCTATCTTGATGGGATTCGTGGCTGGCAGTAGCTTGAGACCTGAGGTCATGGAGCGCTATAGTGACTACCCAATGGCTACTAGTGGTGTTATCGTCACATTATACCTGCTCTTCCTCTTGCTTTTTTCTGCATCCTGCGCTGTCTTTTTGTCCAATACTATCATTATTATCCGTCGGTTTTATAAAAATGTTTTTGGGCGAGAAGGCTACCTGACTTGGACCTTGCCGGTTACACCACATCAGATTCTTCTGTCTAAGCTTCTTTCCGCCTTTGTTTGGACCCTCTTGTGTATGCTGACCATGTTTATTAGCAGCCTTGTCATTTTTGGCATTGCCCTCCCTATTACCGGCTATTCATTTAATGAGATTTTTAAATATATTGGTGAAATACCAAATTTGTGGCTTTGGGTTGTCAAATATGGCTTCCTTAATCTCCTCCAAATCCTTTCTGGTATCCTCTTCTTTTATCTAGCAATCTCAGTCGGACAGCTATTTAAGAAGAATCGGATTATGATGGCTGTGCTTTTCGGATTTTTGATTTGGAGTGTTCTGGCGGTCCTGTCAATCTTCTTACCTAGTTCCTTTGACCCATATGGACTATTTGGTTTATACAATTATAGTTACTCCGCTATGGACTTTGAAATGATGCTAGACCTCTCTCTGATTATCCAAATTGTCTTTGAACTCGTGAAAGTTTTTGGTTTCTATTTTACCATCTATTTCATCGTGAAAAAGAAGCTCAATCTTCAATAA
- a CDS encoding LrgB family protein — translation MSDLWSNPLFGLALSILAYLFGLLIFRRFPHPLTTPLLIAAVLVIAFLKLSGISYKDYYVGGSYLNNLIVPSTVALGIPLYKTFHLMKHHARSILIGTFAAVVVNTSFTALLAKFFGMDFFLAVSLFPKSVTTAMAVGITDKLQGLATVTLVVVVATGILTSVLGPTLLKLLKITDPVAIGLALGGTGHAVGTGTAFKYGQVAGAMAGLAIGVTGLMYVLVSPIVAAIILK, via the coding sequence ATGTCTGATTTATGGAGCAACCCTCTCTTTGGCCTTGCCTTGTCTATCTTGGCCTATCTGTTCGGTCTATTGATTTTTCGGAGATTTCCTCATCCCTTGACAACTCCTTTGCTGATTGCAGCAGTTTTGGTCATTGCTTTTTTAAAATTAAGCGGTATTTCCTACAAGGATTACTATGTCGGCGGCTCCTATTTAAACAACCTAATTGTGCCATCTACGGTTGCTTTGGGGATTCCGCTTTACAAGACTTTTCATTTGATGAAGCACCATGCGCGCAGTATTTTGATTGGGACCTTTGCAGCGGTTGTAGTCAATACTAGCTTTACTGCTCTGTTGGCTAAGTTTTTCGGCATGGATTTCTTTCTAGCTGTATCTCTTTTTCCGAAATCTGTCACAACGGCCATGGCTGTCGGAATCACAGACAAGCTGCAAGGGCTTGCTACAGTGACATTAGTGGTGGTGGTTGCGACGGGAATTCTGACCAGTGTCTTGGGGCCAACGCTCCTTAAGCTCTTAAAAATCACAGATCCAGTAGCTATCGGTCTAGCTTTAGGGGGAACAGGCCATGCGGTAGGAACGGGAACCGCCTTTAAATACGGCCAGGTCGCAGGAGCTATGGCAGGACTTGCGATTGGCGTGACTGGGCTCATGTACGTTCTGGTCAGCCCCATCGTGGCAGCCATTATTCTGAAGTAA
- a CDS encoding accessory secretory protein Asp5 — protein MQTILITLTIVAALVLILLVSLLPRESQQFYRDTNTSIGKSGYWETHFAKKILVLLASLALIVLMIFFMIQSI, from the coding sequence ATGCAAACAATATTGATTACACTTACCATTGTAGCAGCCCTTGTCTTGATTTTGCTGGTAAGTCTTCTTCCTAGAGAGAGCCAGCAATTTTACAGAGACACCAATACATCAATCGGCAAGTCAGGCTACTGGGAAACTCACTTCGCAAAGAAAATCCTAGTTCTTTTGGCAAGTCTTGCCCTGATTGTGCTTATGATTTTCTTTATGATTCAATCCATCTAG
- a CDS encoding CidA/LrgA family protein, protein MKLYVQLMIIFMISLVGEGISSVLHLPVPGSIIGLVLLFLALQFKLLRLRHISMVGNFLLANMTILFLPPAVGIMDKFQVIAPYLLPIILIVLGAIVLNVCVIAVVVQLIKTRFEGDYEEGDASNV, encoded by the coding sequence ATGAAATTATACGTTCAGTTGATGATTATTTTTATGATTTCCCTCGTTGGAGAAGGGATTTCAAGTGTTTTACACCTGCCTGTTCCGGGCAGTATCATTGGTTTGGTCTTGCTGTTTTTGGCTCTGCAGTTCAAGCTCCTGCGCCTGCGTCATATCAGCATGGTTGGCAATTTTCTCTTGGCAAATATGACCATCCTTTTTCTGCCTCCTGCAGTTGGTATCATGGATAAATTTCAGGTCATCGCGCCTTATCTGCTGCCGATTATTTTGATTGTTTTAGGAGCGATTGTGCTCAATGTTTGCGTGATTGCAGTTGTGGTGCAGCTGATTAAGACTCGTTTTGAAGGAGATTATGAGGAAGGAGACGCTAGCAATGTCTGA
- a CDS encoding Accessory secretory protein Asp4, with product MAKRDLFHKDIEGRLDELKHGKPKKEKASLGENLNKAFVIALGLMILIGLIFTLIGVLKN from the coding sequence ATGGCTAAAAGAGATTTATTTCATAAGGATATTGAGGGGCGGTTAGATGAGCTTAAGCATGGCAAGCCCAAGAAAGAAAAGGCCAGCTTGGGTGAAAATCTCAACAAGGCCTTTGTCATCGCCTTGGGCTTGATGATCTTGATTGGCTTGATTTTTACATTGATTGGAGTCTTGAAGAACTAA
- a CDS encoding ABC transporter ATP-binding protein, which translates to MNQYPLVYLDHVHKNYGDAPALYDVSLNIQPGRIIGLLGPNGSGKTTIIKLINGLLQPTSGHIYLKGVEPSPETKRIVSYLPDTTYLSDSSKVIEAVKYFQDFYDNFDSAKAMQLLKDLHIDPQVRIGSLSKGNKEKMQLILVMSRHAELYILDEPIGGVDPAARDYILQTIIQNRTPQSSVIISTHLIADIEPILDEVILINQGQILLHENANQLRQQYNQSIDNLFRSQFRFY; encoded by the coding sequence ATGAATCAGTATCCTCTGGTCTATCTTGACCATGTCCATAAAAATTATGGCGACGCACCCGCCCTCTATGATGTGAGCTTAAACATCCAGCCTGGCAGAATCATCGGACTTCTAGGTCCTAATGGCAGCGGCAAGACAACTATTATCAAGCTTATCAATGGTCTCTTGCAGCCCACCTCTGGCCATATTTATCTCAAAGGCGTGGAACCTTCACCTGAGACCAAAAGAATCGTTTCCTATCTTCCAGATACGACTTATCTAAGCGACAGCTCTAAAGTGATTGAGGCTGTAAAATATTTCCAAGATTTTTATGATAATTTTGACAGCGCGAAAGCCATGCAGCTTCTAAAGGATCTTCATATCGATCCCCAAGTCCGCATCGGAAGTCTATCAAAAGGAAACAAGGAAAAAATGCAGCTCATTTTGGTCATGAGCCGCCATGCGGAACTGTATATCCTAGACGAGCCTATCGGTGGTGTCGATCCAGCTGCTCGTGACTATATCCTGCAGACCATTATCCAAAATCGCACGCCTCAGTCTTCTGTCATCATTTCCACCCACTTGATTGCGGATATCGAGCCAATCTTGGATGAAGTCATCCTGATTAACCAAGGTCAGATTCTTTTGCATGAAAATGCTAATCAGCTGCGTCAACAGTACAATCAATCCATTGATAATCTCTTCCGCAGCCAGTTTCGCTTTTATTAG